The following are encoded in a window of Halorarum salinum genomic DNA:
- a CDS encoding zinc ribbon domain-containing protein — MPSDDRFCSACGARLSPGDRFCSQCGDPVAAADPGSVAEASSSPGDADRAWLRRRVADFRVRGWTVEHDHGDRVVLADRGFGSLPVHVLLLVLTGGVGNVLYAWYRHTSGAPRREIRADGTERSSPDDAGLGVDHWTAAGATFGFLLVVAAAVVLAAGATSAASGPLVPVAGLLFVAIALGVTYFPLAARQGDVPLTTVGRKRTVSTDRLRNPPEPCAACGDRIRSGVRRGYADRWYLAGLPLRTYESGENVYCRACFEGGNAGGDVATPDVDADVDGATERA, encoded by the coding sequence GTGCCCTCCGACGATCGGTTCTGTTCGGCCTGCGGCGCACGGCTCTCGCCCGGCGACCGGTTCTGCTCGCAGTGTGGGGACCCGGTCGCGGCGGCGGACCCGGGGAGCGTCGCGGAGGCCTCGTCGTCGCCGGGCGACGCCGACCGGGCGTGGCTCCGCCGTCGCGTGGCCGACTTCCGGGTGCGCGGCTGGACGGTCGAGCACGACCACGGCGACCGCGTGGTGCTCGCCGACAGGGGGTTCGGCTCGCTTCCGGTCCACGTCCTCCTGCTGGTGCTCACGGGCGGGGTCGGGAACGTCCTGTACGCGTGGTACCGCCACACCTCCGGGGCGCCGCGCCGGGAGATCCGCGCGGACGGCACCGAGCGGTCCTCCCCCGACGACGCGGGCCTCGGCGTGGACCACTGGACCGCCGCGGGCGCCACGTTCGGCTTCCTGCTCGTCGTCGCGGCCGCGGTCGTGCTCGCGGCCGGCGCTACCTCCGCCGCGTCGGGTCCGCTCGTGCCGGTCGCGGGGCTGCTGTTCGTCGCGATCGCGCTGGGGGTGACGTACTTCCCGCTCGCCGCGCGGCAGGGGGACGTGCCGCTCACGACTGTCGGCCGGAAGCGGACGGTCTCGACCGACCGACTGCGGAACCCGCCGGAGCCGTGTGCGGCCTGCGGCGACCGGATTCGGTCGGGCGTTCGTCGCGGTTACGCCGACCGGTGGTACCTCGCGGGGCTCCCGCTGCGGACCTACGAGTCGGGCGAGAACGTGTACTGTCGGGCGTGTTTCGAGGGCGGGAACGCCGGGGGCGACGTGGCTACCCCCGACGTCGACGCCGACGTGGACGGGGCGACCGAGCGCGCCTAG
- a CDS encoding MBL fold metallo-hydrolase: protein MTVRHDSLRVEWLGYATVRIETESGFVVYLDPGRYGVLSDYPKDGDLVCVTHDHHYDGDGIERVAARDATVVAFEGVDASRIGRDVVPVGELDREVVRVGEEDHLSVGGVDLWTVPAYNDPEGPHARADGSVSHPRGLGVGYRLAIDGVSVFWPGDGDAHDAYAELDVSLFLANVGGGPVSDRHEAADLAERMDPDLVLPVHYDTIEMLEADSAAFAADVAGRGIPVVLDERGVGQ, encoded by the coding sequence ATGACGGTTCGCCACGACTCGCTCCGGGTGGAGTGGCTCGGCTACGCGACGGTGCGCATCGAGACGGAGTCGGGGTTCGTCGTCTACCTGGACCCCGGCCGGTACGGCGTGCTCTCCGACTACCCGAAGGACGGCGACCTGGTCTGTGTGACCCACGACCACCACTACGACGGCGACGGCATCGAGCGCGTCGCGGCGCGGGACGCCACCGTCGTCGCCTTCGAGGGCGTCGACGCCTCGCGGATCGGCCGGGACGTCGTTCCCGTGGGGGAGCTCGACCGGGAGGTCGTCCGCGTCGGCGAGGAGGATCACCTGTCCGTCGGGGGGGTCGACCTGTGGACGGTCCCGGCGTACAACGACCCCGAGGGACCACACGCCCGCGCGGACGGCTCCGTCTCGCACCCCCGCGGGCTGGGCGTCGGCTACCGGCTCGCTATCGACGGCGTCTCCGTCTTCTGGCCCGGCGACGGCGACGCGCACGACGCGTACGCCGAACTCGACGTCTCGCTGTTCCTGGCGAACGTCGGCGGCGGCCCGGTGTCGGACAGACACGAGGCCGCCGACCTCGCCGAGCGGATGGACCCGGACCTCGTGCTCCCTGTCCACTACGACACCATCGAGATGCTGGAGGCGGACTCCGCCGCGTTCGCGGCGGACGTCGCCGGTCGCGGGATTCCGGTCGTGCTCGACGAGCGCGGCGTGGGCCAGTAG
- a CDS encoding DNA topoisomerase IV subunit A encodes MSTDSDSETDARLNEERAREQLVELAAEFYDQFDQGDVPRMTLPTRTKSNIVFDEDSDVWVYGDRTSSRTANSVRGARKLLKAIYTVDFLAQQLEEDRSSTLRELYYLSESWDSKEAQFSDQDESNQLVEDLEIVSEVTREDFHMRPEESGATLMGPLELREQTRRGEREIHCQEDVGEGGYQIPNNPDTIDFLDHDIDFVMCVETGGMRDRLVENGFDDEYNCLVVHLKGQPARATRRITKRLHDELDLPVLVFTDGDPWSYRIFGSVAYGSIKSAHLSEYLATPEAEYVGIRPQDIVDYDLPTDPLSDSDVNALESELEDPRFQTDFWEEQIELQLDIGKKSEQQALASRGLDFVTDTYLPDRLEEMGVL; translated from the coding sequence ATGAGCACTGATTCCGATTCCGAGACGGACGCGCGACTGAACGAGGAACGGGCCCGCGAACAGCTCGTCGAGCTGGCCGCGGAGTTCTACGACCAGTTCGACCAGGGGGACGTCCCGCGGATGACGCTTCCCACCCGGACGAAGAGCAACATCGTCTTCGACGAGGACAGCGACGTCTGGGTGTACGGCGACCGCACCTCCTCGCGGACGGCCAACTCCGTCCGCGGGGCCAGGAAGCTCCTCAAGGCGATCTACACCGTCGACTTCCTCGCCCAGCAACTGGAGGAGGACCGCTCGTCCACCCTGCGTGAGCTGTACTACCTCAGCGAGTCGTGGGACTCGAAGGAGGCGCAGTTCAGCGACCAGGACGAGTCGAACCAGCTCGTCGAGGACCTCGAGATCGTCTCGGAGGTCACCCGCGAGGACTTCCACATGCGGCCCGAGGAGTCGGGCGCGACGCTGATGGGCCCGCTGGAGCTCCGCGAACAGACCCGGCGCGGCGAGCGCGAGATCCACTGTCAGGAGGACGTCGGCGAGGGCGGCTACCAGATCCCCAACAACCCGGACACCATCGACTTTCTCGACCACGACATCGACTTCGTCATGTGCGTCGAGACCGGCGGGATGCGGGACCGGCTCGTCGAGAACGGCTTCGACGACGAGTACAACTGCCTCGTCGTCCACCTGAAGGGCCAGCCGGCGCGGGCGACCCGCCGCATCACCAAGCGGCTCCACGACGAACTCGACCTCCCGGTGCTGGTGTTCACTGACGGCGACCCGTGGTCCTACCGCATCTTCGGCTCGGTCGCGTACGGCTCCATCAAGTCCGCGCACCTCTCGGAGTACCTCGCGACCCCGGAGGCCGAGTACGTCGGCATCCGCCCGCAGGACATCGTCGACTACGACCTCCCGACCGACCCGCTCTCCGACTCGGACGTGAACGCGCTGGAGTCCGAACTCGAGGACCCGCGCTTCCAGACCGACTTCTGGGAGGAGCAGATCGAGCTCCAGCTCGACATCGGGAAGAAGTCCGAACAGCAGGCGCTCGCCTCCCGCGGGCTCGACTTCGTGACCGACACCTACCTCCCCGACCGGCTCGAGGAGATGGGCGTGCTCTAG